The nucleotide window CACCCTGGACCGTGTCGGGCACCACGTCGTAGTGAGAAATAATGCCGAGGTAGTTGTCGGGCTGGGTCAGCCCGCGCTTGATGCCCTCCACGGCACGCACGGTGCCGCTCCTGCCCTGAAGCTCGTGGATGGTCGTCTCGTAGCCGGCGGCCACGAGCTCGTCCCGCAGGAACCTCCCGGCCATGAGGTTCTTTTGCGAGCCATTGACCCGGCGCGTGTACTTTCTGACGAATTGTTGCCACCAGGTGACCGCGCTCGCAGGGTCGTACATGGGCGGAGGGAACGTAGCCACCGTGTTGCAGAGCTGCTCCATCGGCGTCGCACCCGGGGCCGGCGTGCCTGCCGTGGGCGGCAGCGAGCCGCCGGCTCCGAGCCCGCCCATTCCTCCGGCGCCAGTACCGGCCGCTCCGCCGGCTCCGATCCCGGCCAAGGGCGCTCCACCGGTACCCGTTCCGGCGCCGGCAGGACCCGTGCCTGCGCCTCCCGTCAGGGTGCCGGCCGCTCCGCCCGGTCCCACGTCGCTGCCGCCACAGCCAGCGGCAGCACACCACCACAGGCCCCAGCACGACAGGGCCGCAAGGTACGAAGCGCAGGCTGAGATCCTGGACACCGACATGCTTTCCGTCCTGTCTTTGTGGCCCGGCGCCAATCCGAACCTGCCTCCACCGCCGCTGGCGCGAAGTGACAAGTAAGCCTCAGCAAGCGCCGCAACACAACCGCTGCGGATCGGCGCGGACCGGGCGCCGCTGGCAAGGCGCGACGACGAGGAATACTGGTGGTAGTTTGACGGGAAGCAACGCAGCCACAGGTGGTCGGAGCCAGCGAAACGGAGCAGTTAGGTTGCGGCGTCTCCTTAGCTACTACCGTCTGTGCCACGCCTGTGCAAGCGGCGTCGGTGGCCCGGGTCTGCGACGCGCCGCCTGCGGCGTGTCAGACCTGCGGCGTACGCCAGCAAGCCGAGCAGAGCCCCGAGGGCCGCCGTACGTGTGCTGAGCTCGTGACCAGCAGCGGCCAGGACGCAGCCGCAGCCGCTGCTGGCCGGGCTCGAGACCGGGCCTGCCTCCGGGGGGTTGCTTGGCCCGGAGTCGCTGGCGCCGCTGTCGGGTCCCGAAACGCCGCCTGCATCGCCGGCGGCCACGCCCCCGTCCAGCACGGGGCAAGCGCCGAGCCGCATGCAGGTCATGGGCCATTCGCCCGGACAGAACTGGGTGGTGGTGCTGTTCGCGGGACAGGCCAGCGGGCCGGGCAGCTGGCTTACGAGCATCTGGGGCGCGAAGGGGTCGACGCCCATGGGGGGGAAGTCGACTTGGGGCAGCAGACCCAGGTCAAAGCCCTGGACCTCCCGGTTGGCGCAAGCGTATAGACCATGCGCGGTCCACTTCAGGCAGTAGACGGGCCCTGGATAGACCTTGACAAACCGAAAATCTGCCGTGGATGCGCGCCAGATGCCAAAAGCCTTGGGATCGTACATCGTATTGCCGGGCTTGTTTCCAAAACCAGCCAGAATAGTCGATCCGTCGGGCGACAGCGCCAGCCCCAGCAACTGAGTGCTGTCACGCAGCAGCGTCATCCACGTCCGGCCACCGTTGGCCGTGTGAAGCAGCAGGTCCTCGTCGATGCCGCTCGCGCGTACGAACACCGTACCCTTCTTGGTTGGGTGGACCGCCCCGATGAAAGGGGTGACGTCGAGCGAAGTACCGGGAATGGGCAAGGTCATCCACGACCTTCCGCGGTCTGTCGAGCGCAGCAGCACGCCCTGGCCCTGGCCGTCCACGCCGCTCGCATAGATCCGGTTTGGATCCGAGGGCGCGGTTTCCAGCGTGAACAACAGAAGATCCGTGCCGAGGTCGCCTCCGATCTGGGTCCAGGTTGTCCCGTTGTCGGTCGACTCGAAGAGGTAGTTGGCCGGCACGCCTGTTGCCAGTACCGGCGAAGCGAGCGCGAGCGCGCGGGCGGGGTTGTTTGGATCCACGGTCACATCGGTGACGAAATTGCCCATCAACGGTCCTGGGACGAACTCGAAGCTGCAGCCGTGGTCCCGGGATATGGTGAGGCCGTCTGTCAGGCCCACGATGATGGAGCCGTCTTGCAGGACCCCGACCCCCGGGTCCAGCTCGCCGCTGTAGCCCATGGAGCGCTCGCAGATCCATGACCAGTGCGACTCGCCGGCGCGTATCGTGAGCAGCCCGAAGCTCACCCGCAGCCAGACCCGCCCAGGGTCCTGCGGATCCTCGATCAGCTGCTGAGCATGAGGGTAGCGGCCGTTGGCAGCGGCGTGTGACGGGAAACCGCACAGCACGGCGAGCAGCGAGCAAATCCCAAGGGCTCGCGCCAGCCTCGAGAGTGCCGAGCTCGCGGCCAGCCCCCGATGGACAAGAGACGATCGCATCATGTTTCGTCGTCCGGATCCTGTCGCACAAAAGCGCTTGTAACGCTACTCGATCCAGCCTCTGCTCGATCCAGCCTCTGCTCGATCCAGCCTCTGCGCGACGCCTTGGCACGGCACGAGCCCCGAGCCCGGAGTTGGCCAGCGTCCTGCGCCGGCATTAGAACAGTTGGCACCATGATCCCCATCAGCGACGACAACCCCACGCTAAGGCGCCCCGTGGTGACCATCGCCCTGCTTGCGGCGCTGGGTCTGGTGTGGCTGTTCATCCAGGGTGCGGGATTCGACCAGATCGCGCTCGCAGCCAGCGTCTGCAACTACGGCCTGGTGCCGGGGGAGCTCACCGGGCTCGCGCGCCTAGGGGGCGGCGTGCCCATCGGCCCCAACATGCTCTGCGTCGTGGATGACTACCCGATCAACTTCGCCACGCCCGTCACGTCCATGTTCCTGCACGGAGGCTGGGCCCACATCCTGGGCAACGCGCTCTTTCTCTGGGTGTTCGGCAACAACGTCGAGGACGCCATGGGCAGGATGCGTTTCGTCGTCTTTTATCTGCTGTGCGGGTTGGCCGC belongs to Pseudomonadota bacterium and includes:
- a CDS encoding rhomboid family intramembrane serine protease; amino-acid sequence: MIPISDDNPTLRRPVVTIALLAALGLVWLFIQGAGFDQIALAASVCNYGLVPGELTGLARLGGGVPIGPNMLCVVDDYPINFATPVTSMFLHGGWAHILGNALFLWVFGNNVEDAMGRMRFVVFYLLCGLAAAALQIAVSPASPVPMVGASGAISGVLGAYLVLFPRVRVKVLFIWFIFVQIISVPAFLMLLWWIGYQVLAGLPSLLSSQQSVSGGVAFWAHIGGFIAGVLLIKLFEDPKLTRRMREHTRARYQRWG